The following coding sequences are from one Ochotona princeps isolate mOchPri1 chromosome 8, mOchPri1.hap1, whole genome shotgun sequence window:
- the RNF103 gene encoding E3 ubiquitin-protein ligase RNF103 isoform X1, with product MWLKLFFLLLYFLVLFVLARFFEAIVWYETGIFATQLVDPVALSFKKLKTILECRGLGYSGLPEKKDVRELVEKSGDLMEGELYSALKEEAASESASSTNFSGEMHFYELVEDTKDGIWLVQVIANDRSPLVGRIHWEKMVKKVSRFGIRTGTFNCSSDPRYCRRRGWVRSTLIMSVPQTSTSKGKVMLKEYNGRKIEVEHIFKWITAHAASRIKTIYSADHLKEEWNKSDQYWIKIYLFANLDQPPAFFSALSIKFTGRVEFIFVNVENWDNKSYMTDIGIHNMPSYILRTPEGIYRYGSHAGEFISLQAMDSFLRSLQPEVNDLFVLSLVLVNLMAWMDLFITQGATIKRFVVLISTLGTYNSLLIISWLPVLGFLQLPYLDSFYEYSLKLLRYSNTTTLASWVRADWMFYSSHPALFLSTYLGHGLLIDYFEKKRRRNNHGEVNANNLEWLSSLWDWYTSYLFHPIASFQNFPVESDWDEDPDLFLERLAFPDLWLHPLIPTDYIKNLPMWRFKCLGLQSEEEMSASSQDTENDSDSENTDSFDSEKEVFEDKQSVVDSSAGSSSHCDAEACSCANKYCQTGPYERRGRSYGSYNTNEDMEPDWLAWPADMLHCTECVVCLENFENECLLMGLPCGHVFHQNCIVMWLAGGRHCCPVCRWPSYKKKQPYAQHQPLLNDVPS from the exons ATGTGGCTGAAGCTTTTCTTCCTGCTCCTCTATTTCCTGGTCCTGTTCGTCCTGGCCAGGTTTTTTGAGGCCATTGTGTGGTATGAAACTGGCATCTTCGCCACCCAGCTGGTGGACCCGGTGGCGCTGAGCTTCAAGAAACTCAAGACCATTCTGGAGTGCCGGGGGCTGGGCTACTCCGGGCTGCCCGAGAAGAAGGATGTTCGGGAGCTGGTGGAAAAGTCAG GTGACTTGATGGAGGGTGAGCTCTACTCTGCTCTGAAGGAAGAAGCAGCTTCCGAGTCTGCTTCTAGCACCAACTTCAGTGGTGAAATGCACTTCTATGAGCTCGTGGAAGACACAAAAGATGGCATCTGGTTGGTCCAG GTTATAGCAAATGACCGAAGTCCATTGGTGGGTAGAATTCACTGGGAGAAAATGGTCAAAAAGGTGTCAAGATTTGGAATACGTACAGGCACGTTCAACTGTTCCAGTGATCCCAG ATACTGCAGGAGAAGAGGCTGGGTCCGATCCACACTCATTATGTCTGTTCCACAAACAAGTACTTCCAAAGGAAAAGTCATGCTTAAAGAATATAATGGCCGCAAGATTGAAGTAGAGCACATTTTCAAGTGGATAACTGCTCACGCAGCCTCTCGGATCAAAACCATTTATAGTGCTGACCACTTGAAAGAAGAATGGAATAAAAGTGATCAGTACTGGATAAAAATATACCTGTTTGCCAACCTTGACCAACCACCAGCTTTCTTCTCTGCACTAAGTATAAAGTTTACTGGGAGagttgagtttatttttgttaatgtgGAAAATTGGGACAACAAGAGCTATATGACAGATATTGGCATACATAATATGCCATCGTACATACTTAGAACTCCTGAAGGAATTTACAGATATGGAAGCCATGCAGGTGAATTTATATCACTTCAGGCCATGGATTCCTTTTTGCGCTCCTTGCAACCCGAAGTGAATGATCTGTTTGTTTTGAGCCTGGTTCTAGTTAATCTTATGGCTTGGATGGACTTATTTATTACACAGGGAGCCACCATAAAACGATTTGTGGTTCTCATAAGCACTTTAGGGACCTACAATTCTCTGTTGATCATTTCCTGGCTACCTGTGTTGGGCTTTTTACAGCTGCCTTACTTAGACAGCTTTTACGAATACAGCTTAAAATTGTTGAGATACTCCAATACAACGACGCTGGCTTCATGGGTAAGGGCAGACTGGATGTTTTATTCTTCACACCCAGCCCTGTTTCTCAGTACGTACCTTGGACACGGTTTACTCATTGATTACTTTGAGAAGAAGAGACGACGCAACAACCATGGTGAAGTCAATGCCAATAACTTAGAGTGGTTGTCGAGCCTGTGGGACTGGTACACCAGCTACCTCTTCCACCCAATTGCTTCTTTCCAGAATTTTCCTGTAGAATCTGACTGGGACGAAGACCCTGATTTATTCCTGGAACGGTTAGCTTTCCCTGACCTTTGGCTTCACCCCCTGATTCCCACCGATTATATCAAAAACTTACCAATGTGGCGATTTAAATGCCTTGGACTCCAGTCTGAAGAGGAAATGTCAGCGAGTTCTCAAGATACTGAAAATGACTCAGACAGTGAGAACACAGACTCTTTTGACAGTGAAAAGGAAGTGTTTGAAGATAAACAAAGTGTAGTGGACAGTTCTGCAGGAAGCTCAAGTCACTGTGATGCTGAGGCTTGTTCATGTGCCAATAAATATTGTCAGACCGGCCCATATGAGAGAAGGGGGAGGTCATATGGATCCTATAACACTAATGAAGACATGGAACCTGACTGGTTAGCCTGGCCTGCTGATATGTTGCACTGTACTGAATGTGTTGTTTGCCTagagaattttgaaaatgaatgctTACTAATGGGGTTGCCTTGTGGTCATGTGTTCCATCAGAATTGCATCGTGATGTGGTTGGCTGGGGGCCGACACTGTTGCCCTGTTTGCCGGTGGCCTTCTTATAAAAAAAAGCAGCCATatgcacaacaccagcccttgtTAAATGATGTCCCATCTTAA
- the RNF103 gene encoding E3 ubiquitin-protein ligase RNF103 isoform X2: protein MWLKLFFLLLYFLVLFVLARFFEAIVWYETGIFATQLVDPVALSFKKLKTILECRGLGYSGLPEKKDVRELVEKSGDLMEGELYSALKEEAASESASSTNFSGEMHFYELVEDTKDGIWLVQVIANDRSPLVGRIHWEKMVKKVSRFGIRTGTFNCSSDPRSHQHIIQKEVHQRCCHVPWFLELYHLQMY from the exons ATGTGGCTGAAGCTTTTCTTCCTGCTCCTCTATTTCCTGGTCCTGTTCGTCCTGGCCAGGTTTTTTGAGGCCATTGTGTGGTATGAAACTGGCATCTTCGCCACCCAGCTGGTGGACCCGGTGGCGCTGAGCTTCAAGAAACTCAAGACCATTCTGGAGTGCCGGGGGCTGGGCTACTCCGGGCTGCCCGAGAAGAAGGATGTTCGGGAGCTGGTGGAAAAGTCAG GTGACTTGATGGAGGGTGAGCTCTACTCTGCTCTGAAGGAAGAAGCAGCTTCCGAGTCTGCTTCTAGCACCAACTTCAGTGGTGAAATGCACTTCTATGAGCTCGTGGAAGACACAAAAGATGGCATCTGGTTGGTCCAG GTTATAGCAAATGACCGAAGTCCATTGGTGGGTAGAATTCACTGGGAGAAAATGGTCAAAAAGGTGTCAAGATTTGGAATACGTACAGGCACGTTCAACTGTTCCAGTGATCCCAG GTCTCATCAGCACATCATACAGAAAGAGGTACATCAGAGATGCTGTCATGTTCCCTGGTTCTTGGAACTCTACCACTTACAAATGTACTGA